The following proteins are co-located in the Solanum pennellii chromosome 8, SPENNV200 genome:
- the LOC107026944 gene encoding protein HAIKU1-like codes for MDNPDRPNNRSLDYLGVNKLGKNIKKSPIHQPNFNNANSARQQAQPHVYNINKNDFRSIVQQLTGSPSQEPQPRPPHNPPKPPSMRLQRIRPPPLAPINRPRIPMHPPAPMPVPSQPAGPAPGVAYNNNFVRPPPQYGQPSPPMLPPVNPGDAWANTAESPISAYMRYLQNSIMDPGATQTQLQGPAHTQAHPPSSGFLPNPSMPLLPSPRMNGPPPLPSPRINGPPPLPSPRMNGPPLLPSPRMNGPPLLPLPRTNGPPSLPPPRMNGPHPPFPSPRMNGPPPPLPSPGINGPTFLPSPTSQFLLQSPTGFFNMLSPRSPYPLLSPGVQRPPPLTPNFSFSHMAQPGILGPGPQFPPSPGYGFPLSPSGLFPITSPRWRDQ; via the coding sequence ATGGATAATCCAGATCGTCCTAACAATCGAAGTCTTGATTATTTAGGTGTGAATAAATTGGGgaagaatataaagaaaagtcCTATACACCAACCCAATTTCAATAATGCAAATAGTGCGAGACAACAAGCTCAACCCCATgtttataatatcaacaaaaatgaTTTTCGGAGTATTGTTCAGCAGTTGACTGGTTCGCCATCTCAAGAACCTCAACCTAGACCTCCTCATAATCCACCAAAGCCTCCAAGTATGAGATTGCAAAGAATTCGACCTCCCCCGTTGGCACCAATTAATCGCCCCCGAATTCCCATGCACCCTCCAGCACCAATGCCAGTCCCAAGTCAACCGGCAGGTCCTGCACCTGGTGTTGCATACAATAACAATTTTGTGAGACCTCCTCCTCAGTATGGTCAGCCATCTCCTCCCATGTTACCACCCGTTAACCCTGGTGATGCTTGGGCTAATACAGCAGAGTCTCCAATCTCAGCTTACATGCGTTACCTTCAAAATTCGATAATGGATCCAGGGGCTACACAAACACAACTTCAAGGTCCTGCTCATACTCAAGCACATCCTCCATCCTCCGGCTTTCTTCCTAATCCTTCAATGCCACTACTTCCCTCTCCTAGAATGAATGGCCCGCCACCACTTCCTTCTCCTAGAATCAATGGCCCGCCACCACTTCCTTCTCCTAGAATGAATGGCCCGCCTCTCCTCCCATCGCCTAGAATGAATGGCCCGCCTCTCCTCCCATTGCCTAGAACAAATGGTCCACCTTCTCTCCCACCCCCTCGAATGAATGGTCCACATCCTCCTTTCCCATCTCCTAGGATGAATGGTCCGCCTCCTCCTCTTCCATCTCCGGGAATAAATGGGCCAACTTTTTTGCCTTCACCCACTTCTCAGTTCCTTTTGCAATCACCCACTGGCTTCTTCAACATGTTATCCCCTCGATCACCTTATCCATTGCTTTCTCCTGGTGTGCAGCGACCTCCACCATTGACTCCGAATTTCTCCTTCTCTCACATGGCTCAGCCTGGAATTTTAGGCCCTGGACCACAATTTCCCCCATCTCCTGGTTATGGATTTCCTTTGTCGCCGTCAGGATTATTTCCTATAACAAGTCCAAGATGGAGGGATCAGTAG